A window of Sphingobacterium sp. SRCM116780 contains these coding sequences:
- a CDS encoding DUF6695 family protein: MINNAQPYNDFAFILSWPDATIRGDEKWMMFFKKIGIVKNLNFKVGHTGIVIVSATSGELLYYDFGRYISPRGYGRARSKDSDPLLEIKFKATFKDNNVSNIEAIVAHFETMKPAMQGNGELYFSIVKRINFGQAKSFADKWVYKGSYPYGAVAKGNNNCSRFITRLLFASSAHFRWTHPINFPETIKVSPISNVINSAENKMIYSYSPQHGLQNFKMSRMQSLLFLIKKLSENVYHKQAALLPEDISIGGMVQKHKPSHIPESSQYLGGVGEGAWFDLSLLKNNQLLIQRFTITGFFEYAVIGEPEETLHPTAGINITYDSHLLVTHIIQNNKKIKVCHLQHISVEDLKSLLTSEMIA; this comes from the coding sequence ATGATAAATAATGCTCAACCATATAACGATTTCGCATTCATCCTTTCTTGGCCAGATGCCACAATAAGAGGAGATGAAAAATGGATGATGTTCTTTAAAAAAATAGGCATTGTTAAAAATTTGAACTTTAAAGTTGGACATACAGGGATTGTTATCGTATCAGCAACGTCAGGTGAGTTATTGTATTATGATTTTGGGCGATATATTTCTCCAAGAGGATATGGGCGAGCGCGATCAAAAGATTCTGACCCTTTATTGGAAATCAAGTTCAAAGCGACATTCAAAGATAACAATGTTTCAAATATTGAAGCGATAGTGGCTCATTTCGAGACCATGAAACCAGCTATGCAAGGGAATGGTGAGCTCTACTTCTCTATCGTAAAAAGGATAAATTTTGGTCAAGCAAAATCATTTGCAGACAAATGGGTATATAAAGGTTCATATCCTTATGGGGCAGTTGCAAAAGGGAACAATAATTGCTCTCGATTTATCACTAGACTTCTTTTTGCTTCTTCTGCCCATTTTCGGTGGACACATCCGATTAATTTCCCTGAAACAATTAAAGTGAGCCCCATCAGCAACGTCATCAACTCTGCTGAAAATAAAATGATTTACAGTTATTCTCCTCAACATGGATTACAAAATTTCAAAATGTCGAGGATGCAATCCCTTTTATTTTTAATCAAAAAATTAAGTGAAAATGTCTATCATAAACAAGCTGCATTATTACCTGAAGATATTAGCATTGGTGGCATGGTACAGAAACACAAACCTTCTCATATTCCCGAAAGCTCCCAGTATCTCGGAGGTGTTGGGGAGGGTGCCTGGTTTGACTTATCTCTACTAAAAAATAATCAGCTGCTCATACAGCGATTTACGATAACTGGATTTTTTGAATATGCCGTTATTGGTGAACCTGAAGAAACACTTCACCCTACTGCGGGTATAAACATTACCTATGATAGCCATCTTTTGGTGACTCATATTATCCAGAATAACAAAAAGATAAAAGTCTGTCATCTTCAACATATTTCTGTTGAAGATTTGAAATCTTTACTCACATCGGAAATGATTGCTTAA